A genome region from Drosophila simulans strain w501 chromosome 2R, Prin_Dsim_3.1, whole genome shotgun sequence includes the following:
- the LOC6735468 gene encoding proteasome subunit alpha type-4 — MARRYDSRTTIFSPEGRLYQVEYAMEAISHAGTCLGILAEDGILLAAECRSTNKLLDSAVPSEKIYRLNDNMVCSVAGITSDANVLTSELRLIAQRYQFSYGEVIPCEQLVSHLCDIKQAYTQYGGKRPFGVSLLYMGWDNKYGYQLYQSDPSGNYGGWKATCIGNNFGAAISMLKQELADKDNVKLTLADAKDLAIKVLSMTLDTTKLTPEKVEMATLQRVDNKTVYSVLEKPDVEKLIEKYTKVQAEAEAAKKEKQAKQPTK; from the exons ATG GCGCGCCGCTATGATTCCCGCACCACGATCTTCTCGCCGGAGGGACGTTTGTACCAGGTGGAGTACGCCATGGAGGCCATCTCGCACGCCGGAACCTGCCTGGGAATCCTCGCCGAGGACGGCATCCTGTTGGCCGCCGAGTGCCGCAGCACAAACAAATTGCTGGACAGCGCCGTTCCTTCGGAGAAGATCTATCGCCTGAATGA CAACATGGTCTGCTCGGTGGCTGGCATCACCTCCGATGCCAATGTGCTAACCTCAGAACTGCGCCTGATTGCCCAGCGTTACCAGTTTAGCTACGGCGAGGTCATTCCCTGCGAGCAGCTGGTGTCGCACCTCTGCGACATCAAACAGGCTTACACCCAGTACGGCGGAAAGCGTCCCTTCGGCGTCTCGCTGCTCTACATGGGATGGGATAACAAGTACGGCTACCAGCTGTACCAGTCGGATCCCAGCGGCAACTACGGCGGATGGAAGGCCACCTGCATTGGCAACAACTTCGGTGCCGCGATCTCCATGCTGAAGCAGGAGCTGGCCGATAAGGACAACGTTAAGCTGACGCTGGCGGATGCCAAGGATTTGGCCATCAAGGTACTGAGCATGACCCTGGACACCACCAAGCTGACCCCGGAGAAGGTCGAGATGGCCACGCTGCAGCGTGTGGACAATAAGACCGTGTACAGTGTCCTGGAGAAGCCCGATGTGGAGAAGCTGATCGAGAAGTACACAAAGGTACAGGCGGAGGCCGAGGCTGCCAAGAAGGAGAAGCAAGCGAAGCAGCCGACCAAGTAA
- the LOC6735467 gene encoding augmin complex subunit dgt3, with translation MGDLLSNSEFFKKLGVDSSNQWILYDEQMEMFFKFLSGNITDANILTERQVLEREEMQRRGEWLGASDRELKLLQIEAESPGLLNYKQQDVDALTISIEAIEDASRDYATLLEDMMTTKHSITNHLGEVECATSELQLREKDLIAESQSKAKQLEELQQENCRLSAEAKKAFTAPQLPPLFMHQLPLEQYFHKCDSFMQYFTLYVKENFKIQDYDEFQSAEADLGREKAKLEDLERGIQFYALSYIRTKAKVKATQCLIDQLDLGKIHCLSLTDMAREMHDLQLLNDYQLSNTHDTLLNDLTIHIQQHTERRIELVLYENTKLKLERAVRRHESDKKLTKIISDALSNAELLWIAIQLDCDKKRNCLDTSEELRDQAQATWQRIQTMRSINASYQGICAQFVQEIANLLSAHLGQNIKATEAKACLFEYEKFGRLLSYSFQSMLNRKSCAAVQDQLAELKRLEQTLRPFVYDSPLEQPMFENVRYLSAIYNVTQQQTRLDESGRSLRKDFLENVVGRIERDKLYRYSVVLWIWFLTEPQRMMHAIDEVKKAAAAVIRPGGGLHRK, from the exons ATGGGCGATCTGCTGAGC AACTCGGAATTCTTCAAGAAGCTGGGAGTGGACAGCTCGAACCAGTGGATTCTGTACGATGAGCAGATGGAGATGTTCTTCAAATTCCTGTCCGGGAACATCACGGATGCAAATATCCTCACAGAGCGACAGGTTCTGGAGCGGGAGGAGATGCAGCGGCGGGGCGAGTGGCTAGGTGCTTCGGATCGCGAGCTCAAGCTTCTCCAAATCGAGGCCGAGAGTCCTGGTCTCCTCAACTACAAGCAGCAGGATGTCGACGCCTTGACCATCAGCATTGAGGCGATCGAAGATGCCTCAAGGGATTATGCTACGCTCCTCGAGGATATGAT GACCACAAAGCACTCGATAACTAACCACCTAGGCGAGGTGGAATGCGCCACCTCCGAGCTGCAACTGAGGGAGAAGGATCTGATAGCCGAAAGCCAGTCCAAAGCCAAGCAACTGgaggaactgcagcaggaGAACTGCCGGCTAAGCGCCGAAGCCAAAAAGGCATTCACCGCCCCACAGTTGCCGCCGCTATTCATGCATCAACTGCCACTGGAGCAGTATTTCCACAAGTGCGATTCGTTCATGCAATACTTTACTCTGTATGTGAAGGAGAATTTTAAGATCCAGGACTATGATGAGTTTCAGAGCGCGGAGGCAGATCTTGGGCGTGAGAAGGCCAAGCTGGAGGACTTGGAACGTGG CATCCAGTTTTATGCACTATCCTATATAAGAACAAAGGCCAAGGTGAAGGCCACGCAGTGTCTTATTGACCAGTTGGATCTTGGCAAGATTCACTGCCTCAGTTTAACGGACATGGCGCGTGAAATGCACGATCTGCAGCTGCTCAACGACTATCAACTGAGCAACACACACGATACGCTTTTAAACGATCTAACCATTCACATTCAGCAGCACACCGAGCGACGAATTGAGCTTGTTCTCTACGAGAACACTAAACTGAAGTTGGAAAGAGCTGTTCGACGTCACGAAAGCGACAAGAAGTTGACCAAAATCATCTCAGATGCTCTGTCCAACGCGGAGTTGCTGTGGATTGCGATTCAGCTGGACTGCGACAAGAAGCGCAACTGCCTGGACACTTCGGAGGAGTTGCGCGACCAAGCGCAGGCCACTTGGCAGAGAATCCAGACCATGCGCTCCATTAACGCCAGTTATCAGGGCATTTGTGCCCAGTTTGTGCAGGAGATTGCCAATTTGTTGTCAGCCCACTTGGGACAGAATATTAAGGCCACAGAGGCCAAGGCTTGTCTCTTCGAATACGAAAAGTTTGGTCGCCTGCTGTCTTACTCCTTTCAGAGCATGCTGAACCGAAAGTCCTGTGCAGCTGTCCAGGATCAACTGGCGGAACT caaGCGCTTGGAGCAGACCTTGCGGCCGTTTGTCTATGATTCCCCACTGGAGCAGCCCATGTTTGAGAACGTTCGCTACTTGAGCGCCATTTACAATGTCACCCAGCAACAAACTCGCCTGGATGAGTCGGGGCGATCCTTGCGAAAAGATTTCCTGGAAAATGTCGTGGGACGCATT GAGCGGGATAAACTGTATCGCTATAGCGTAGTCCTTTGGATTTGGTTTCTAACTGAGCCGCAGCGCATGATGCATGCAATTGATGAGGTCAAAAAGGCAGCCGCTGCAGTAATTCGTCCAGGTGGTGGTCTGCACCGCAAGTGA
- the LOC6735466 gene encoding atrial natriuretic peptide receptor 1 produces the protein MHLLGISIHVFFLMFANCFSAHPNPRRNEITWDDLNKDISLDSTTSLVGFNASDAGLEQRMYERSRESKSPQLSRYTEVGEMSSTMRVYNVGVLMASHLDSPFDLERCGPAVDLALDEINKVFLKPHNITLLKKKGSYPSCSGARAPGLAADMYFQDDVIAFIGPACAFALEPVARLAAYWNKPIITGMGDQPPSSEGELTVTSGILGRIHKWKNENTGMFKDKSKYPTLTRMSYCQCRLILVFASVIRQFNWNHVALLVDRSELFSWTVGKNLEYGLRQEGLLSFVKELNGNEEEVYENYLKDASMYARVVILSVRGVLVRKFMLAAHSLGMTNGEWVFLDVEIFQSEYWGDKGWEMKDEHDAKARKAYEALLRVSLLQPTSPKFQDFADNVRENALYDYNYTFGEGEEVNFFIGAFYDGVYLLGMALNETLTEGGDIRDGVNITRRMWNRTFEGITGHVRIDDNGDRDADYSILDLDPINGKFSVVAHYSGVHKVYSAVHGKKIHWPGGREEPPPDVPPCGFLGNSTDCVGNFSTIMYSLFGLLLFLGLVFLVICLLQKQMKLSKELNNMSWRVRPDDVLIEMGGMFGSKGGLQRLDVENISLQQFGIHSGRASIASFTSLPPQVYTTIGQFKGERVAIKKVNVKKVDLTPQLLWEIKQARDVSHENTVRFVGACIDLPRPTVLILTEYCSRGSLKDVLENEAIELDWNFRMSLIHDIVKGMNYLHNSDVAAHGKLRSCNCLIDGRFVLKISDFGLRTLTTPSDFVRDQNYYLKLLWIAPELLPLTTIPGCCPATQRGDVYSFGIILEEIVNRGGPYQEARQQMDVHTILHKVRQCNGFRPLIRERECPPDLLELMEKCWADNQEERPTFSTIRSNIRTIMKGFCENLMDDLLNRMEQYANNLESLVEEKTRQLSLEKQRTEELLYQILPRPVAQQLMAGDLVEPEEFSSVTIYFSDIVGFTELCARSSPMDVVNFLNDLYSTFDRIIGFYDVYKVETIGDAYLVVSGLPEPNGDKHAREIALMALDILRAVSSFNLRHKPEYKIQIRIGMHSGSVCAGVVGKKMPHYCLFGDTVNTASRMESTGQPGKIHVSSATKAILDKFGTFQMEQRGDVELKGKGTVTTYWLNSTSEGEARPPTPQILTTDEVPFPLLFAGMGK, from the exons ATGCACCTGCTTGGGATCAGCATCCACGTCTTCTTCCTGATGTTCGCCAACTGCTTTAGTGCACATCCCAATCCCAGGCGCAATGAGATTACCTGGGATGATCTGAACAAGGATATTAGTCTGGACTCCACTACATCCTTGGTGGGGTTCAATGCCAGTGATGCGGGCCTAGAGCAAAGAATGTACGAGAGGAGCAGGGAATCCAAGTCCCCGCAGCTTTCTAGATACACAGAGGTGGGTGAAATGAGCTCCACAATGCGTGTCTACAACGTTGGCGTTCTGATGGCTTCTCATTTGG ATTCTCCATTCGATTTGGAGCGTTGTGGACCAGCCGTGGATTTGGCCTTGGATGAGATCAACAAGGTGTTCCTGAAGCCTCACAACATAACACTACTGAAAAAGAAGGGAAG CTATCCATCCTGTTCGGGTGCTCGAGCACCTGGACTGGCTGCGGACATGTACTTCCAGGACGACGTAATCGCGTTTATTGGACCAGCCTGCGCCTTTGCCCTTGAGCCGGTGGCACGTTTGGCCGCCTATTGGAACAAGCCCATCATCACCGGCATGGGAGATCAG CCGCCTTCCTCGGAAGGTGAGCTGACGGTCACTTCCGGAATCCTGGGAAGGATACACAAGTGGAAGAACGAGAATACG GGTATGTTCAAGGACAAGTCCAAGTACCCGACGCTCACCCGGATGTCCTACTGCCAGTGCCGACTCATACTGGTTTTCGCCAGCGTCATTCGGCAGTTCAACTGGAATCACGTGGCCCTGCTGGTGGACAGATCGGAGCTCTTCTCGTGGACGGTGGGAAAGAATCTGGAGTACGGTCTGCGGCAGGAGGGACTCTTGAGCTTCGTCAAGGAGCTCAACGGCAACGAGGAGGAGGTTTATGAAAACTATCTAAAGGACGCCAGCATGTATGCAAGAG TGGTCATCCTGTCGGTTCGCGGCGTTCTGGTGCGAAAATTCATGTTGGCAGCCCATAGCCTGGGCATGACCAATGGCGAGTGGGTGTTCCTGGACGTGGAGATCTTTCAGAGCGAGTACTGGGGCGACAAGGGTTGGGAGATGAAGGATGAGCACGATGCCAAGGCGCGGAAGGCATACGAAGCCCTTCTAAGGGTCAGTCTCCTGCAGCCGACCAGTCCCAAGTTCCAGGACTTTGCCGACAATGTGAGGGAGAATGCGCTCTACGATTACAACTACACGTTTGGCGAGGGCGAGGAGGTGAACTTCTTCATTGGAGCCTTCTACGATGGCGTCTACCTGCTGGGAATGGCCTTGAACGAGACCCTCACCGAGGGTGGTGACATCCGGGATGGGGTCAACATCACCAGGCGGATGTGGAATCGCACCTTCGAAGGAATCACGGGACACGTGCGCATCGACGACAACGGTGACCGGGATGCGGATTACTCCATTCTCGATCTGGATCCCATCAATGGAAAGTTCTCCGTTGTGGCCCATTATTCCGGTGTTCACAA AGTATATTCGGCTGTTCATGGCAAGAAGATACATTGGCCTGGTGGTCGTGAGGAGCCACCGCCGGATGTGCCACCCTGTGGCTTCCTGGGCAACTCTACAGACTGTGTCGGAAACT TTTCTACCATTATGTACTCTTTGTTTGGATTGCTCCTTTTCCTGGGTCTGGTTTTTCTGGTCATCTGTCTTCTGCAAAA GCAGATGAAGCTCAGCAAGGAGCTTAACAATATGTCCTGGCGAGTGCGACCCGATGATGTTCTGATCGAGATGGGTGGCATGTTTGGTTCGAAGGGAGGCTTACAGCGCCTGGATGTGGAGAACATCTCGCTGCAGCAGTTCGGTATCCACTCGGGACGTGCCTCGATAGCCAGCTTCACGTCGCTGCCGCCGCAAGTGTACACCACCATTGGCCAGTTCAAGGGCGAACGAGTGGCCATCAAAAAGGTGAACGTGAAGAAGGTGGACCTGACGCCGCAGCTCCTCTGGGAGATCAAGCAGGCGCGGGATGTGAGCCACGAGAATACGGTGCGTTTCGTGGGCGCCTGCATCGATCTGCCGCGTCCCACCGTGCTCATCCTCACCGAATATTGCTCGAGGGGCAGTCTGAAGGATGTGCTGGAGAACGAGGCCATCGAACTGGACTGGAACTTCCGCATGTCTCTCATCCACGACATCGTCAAGGGCATGAACTATCTGCACAACAGCGATGTGGCTGCCCATGGAAAGCTGAGGTCCTGCAATTGCCTGATCGACGGACGATTCGTCCTCAAGATCTCCGACTTCGGACTGAGAACCCTGACCACGCCGTCTGATTTTGTGCGGGATCAGAACTACTACCTCA AGCTCTTGTGGATTGCCCCCGAACTGCTTCCACTGACCACCATACCCGGTTGTTGTCCAGCCACGCAGCGCGGCGATGTGTACTCCTTTGGCATTATTCTGGAGGAGATTGTTAACCGTGGTGGACCCTACCAGGAGGCGCGCCAGCAGATGGACGTTCACACGATCCTGCACAAGGTGCGCCAGTGTAATGGATTCCGTCCGCTCATCAGAGAGCGCGAGTGTCCTCCTGATTTGCTGGAGCTGATGGAGAAGTGCTGGGCAGACAACCAGGAGGAGCGACCCACTTTCTCCACCATACGCAGTAATATCCGCACCATAATGAA AGGCTTCTGTGAGAATTTAATGGATGATTTACTGAATCGCATGGAGCAGTATGCCAACAATCTCGAGAGTCTCGTGGAGGAGAAAACCCGCCAGTTGAGCTTGGAAAAGCAGCGCACCGAGGAGCTGCTCTACCAGATCCTGCCGCGTCCTGTGGCCCAGCAACTGATGGCCGGCGATCTCGTGGAACCGGAGGAGTTTAGCAGCGTGACCATATACTTTAGTGACATCGTTGGCTTCACCGAACTGTGCGCCCGCAGCAGTCCCATGGACGTGGTCAACTTCCTGAACGACTTGTATAGCACCTTTGACCGGATCATTGGCTTCTACGACGTCTACAAAGTGGAAACGATTGGTGATGCCTATCTGGTGGTTTCCGGACTGCCGGAGCCCAATGGTGACAAGCATGCCCGTGAGATTGCTCTAATGGCCCTGGACATCCTACGAGCAGTTAGCTCCTTCAATCTTCGCCATAAGCCGGAATACAAGATACAGATTCGCATTGGCATGCATTCGGGATCCGTGTGCGCCGGAGTCGTGGGCAAGAAGATGCCGCACTACTGTTTGTTTGGCGACACGGTCAACACGGCGTCGAGAATGGAGAGCACTGGCCAGCCGGGCAAGATACACGTGTCCTCGGCCACCAAGGCCATCCTGGACAAGTTCGGCACCTTCCAAATGGAGCAGCGCGGCGATGTCGAGCTGAAGGGCAAGGGCACGGTCACCACCTACTGGCTGAATAGCACCTCCGAGGGCGAGGCACGTCCTCCGACCCCGCAGATCCTGACCACCGACGAGGTGCCGTTCCCGCTGCTCTTCGCCGGCATGGGAAAGTAG